From one Lolium rigidum isolate FL_2022 chromosome 4, APGP_CSIRO_Lrig_0.1, whole genome shotgun sequence genomic stretch:
- the LOC124708764 gene encoding zinc finger CCCH domain-containing protein 33-like, whose translation MCSGPRKPSVPPPPATPKDSAAMDASLLLELAAADDVAEFRRAVEEHKACLDAEASWYGPSAAGQGRLATETRTPAMVAALYGSTSVLAYALSAAPAEATRASPTDGATALHLAAAGGAAHAVAATHLLLAAGASTEALSASALRAGDLLPRAATAPLRLLLNSPAASPSSSPKKSASPPHEPRKEYPPDLTLPDLKSGLFSTDDFRMYSFKVKPCSRAYSHDWTECPFVHPGENARRRDPRRYSYSCVPCPEFRKGGACRKGDGCEYAHGVFECWLHPAQYRTRLCKDEVGCARRICFFAHRRDELRSVNPSAVSVGMMQPVSPRSSPPNGGMAWPSSPAGRLKTARELDFDLEMLALDQYQQKLFDKVSTNAHSPRATWGGAPNAGLGSPHAAAGSPARNMPPDYTDLLGSMDTAMLSQLHALSLKQAGDMSAYNSLPDSQQLQHMPTSPMVGGANSSFNLDHSMAKAIMTSRASAFAKRSQSFIDRGARAPATRSLMSMGEPAMLTDWGSPSGNLDWGSPSGKLDWGVQGDELHKFRKSASFGFRGQSAMPVASPATQAEPDVSWVNSLVKDGHAGDHFSQWLEQEQMVA comes from the coding sequence ATGTGCTCTGGCCCGCGCAAGCCCTCCGTCCCGCCGCCTCCGGCCACGCCCAAGGATTCCGCGGCCATGGACGCCTCGCTTCTCCTCgagctggcggcggcggacgacgtCGCGGAGTTCAGGCGCGCCGTGGAGGAGCACAAGGCCTGCCTGGACGCCGAGGCTTCTTGGTACGGCCCCTCGGCGGCCGGCCAgggccggctggccaccgagaccCGCACGCCGGCCATGGTCGCCGCGCTCTACGGCAGCACGTCCGTCCTCGCGTACGCGCTCTCCGCCGCGCCCGCCGAGGCCACCCGCGCCTCGCCCACCGACGGCGCCACCGCGCTCCAcctcgcggcggccggcggcgccgcgcacgccgtcgccgccacgcacctgctcctcgccgccggcgcgtCCACCGAGGCCCTCTCGGCCTCCGCCCTCcgcgccggcgacctcctcccgcgcgccgccaccgcgccgctccgcctcctcctgaactccccggccgcctccccctcctcctcccccaagAAGTCCGCCTCCCCTCCCCACGAGCCCCGCAAGGAGTACCCGCCGGACCTCACGCTCCCGGACCTCAAGAGCGGGCTCTTCAGCACCGACGACTTCCGCATGTACAGCTTCAAGGTGAAGCCCTGCTCGCGCGCCTACTCGCACGACTGGACCGAGTGCCCCTTCGTGCACCCGGGCGAGaacgcgcgccgccgcgacccGCGCCGCTACTCCTACTCCTGCGTGCCCTGCCCGGAGTTCCGCAAGGGCGGCGCCTGCCGCAAGGGCGACGGCTGCGAGTACGCGCACGGGGTGTTCGAGTGCTGGCTCCACCCGGCGCAGTACCGCACGCGGCTATGCAAGGACGAGGTCGGATGCGCGCGCCGCATCTGCTTCTTCGCGCACAGGCGCGACGAGCTGCGCTCCGTCAACCCCTCCGCCGTCTCGGTCGGCATGATGCAGCCCGTCTCACCGCGCTCGTCCCCTCCCAACGGAGGGATGGCGTGGCCCTCGTCGCCCGCCGGCAGGCTCAAGACGGCGCGCGAGCTGGATTTCGACCTCGAGATGCTCGCGCTCGACCAGTACCAGCAGAAGCTCTTCGACAAGGTGTCAACCAACGCGCACTCGCCCAGGGCCACCTGGGGCGGCGCGCCCAACGCCGGTCTCGGCTCGCCGCACGCTGCCGCTGGATCGCCCGCCAGGAACATGCCGCCAGACTACACCGACCTGCTCGGCTCCATGGACACGGCCATGCTGTCCCAGCTCCACGCGCTCTCGCTCAAGCAGGCCGGCGACATGTCCGCCTACAACTCGCTGCCCGACTCGCAGCAGCTGCAGCACATGCCGACCTCGCCCATGGTGGGAGGCGCGAACAGCTCCTTCAATCTCGACCACTCCATGGCGAAAGCCATCATGACCTCCCGCGCCTCGGCGTTCGCTAAGCGCAGCCAGAGCTTCATCGACCGTGGCGCCCGCGCCCCGGCCACGCGCTCTCTCATGTCGATGGGCGAACCGGCGATGCTCACTGACTGGGGCTCTCCCAGTGGCAACCTGGACTGGGGCTCGCCCAGCGGCAAGCTCGACTGGGGCGTTCAGGGCGATGAGCTGCACAAGTTCCGCAAGTCCGCGTCTTTTGGATTCCGCGGGCAATCCGCCATGCCGGTGGCCTCCCCAGCCACCCAGGCTGAACCAGATGTCTCATGGGTGAACTCTCTTGTCAAGGATGGCCACGCCGGCGACCATTTTTCGCAGTGGCTGGAGCAGGAGCAGATGGTGGCCTAA